One Vidua chalybeata isolate OUT-0048 chromosome 22, bVidCha1 merged haplotype, whole genome shotgun sequence genomic region harbors:
- the LOC128799096 gene encoding agrin-like, which translates to MGTPRAAAGRALPPLLLALAVALPGLGLASCPERELERREEEANVVLTGTVEEIMNVDPVHHTYSCKVRVWRYLKGKDIVTHEILLDGGNKVVIGGFGDPLICDNQVATGDTRIFFVNPAPQALWPAHRNELMLNSSLMRITLRNLEEVEHCVEGEGDLGPLDAQCISSLMRITLRNLEEVEHCVEGVGGSTPA; encoded by the exons ATGGGGACACCGCGGGCGGCCGCCggccgggcgctgccgccgctgctgctggcgCTGGCAGTGGCACTGCCGGGACTGGGCTTGGCGAGCTGCCCCGAGCGGGAGCTGGAGCgcagggaggaggaggccaACGTGGTGCTCACGGGCACGGTGGAGGAGATCATGAACGTGGACCCGGTGCACCACACCTACTCGTGCAAG GTGCGGGTGTGGCGCTACCTGAAGGGCAAGGACATCGTCACCCACGAGATCCTGCTGGACGGGGGCAACAAGGTGGTGATCGGGGGCTTCGGGGACCCGCTCATCTGTGACAACCAGGTGGCCACGGGGGACACGCGCATCTTCTTCGTCAACCCCGCGCCGCAGGCGCTGTGGCCGGCGCACCGCAACGAGCTCATGCTCAACTCCAGCCTGATGCGCATCACGCTGCGCAACCTGGAGGAGGTGGAGCACTGCGTGGAAGGTGAGGGCGAcctgggg cccctggaTGCGCAGTGCATCTCCAGCCTGATGCGCATCACGCTGCGCAACCTGGAGGAGGTGGAGCACTGCGTGGAAG GGGTGGGTGGTTCAACTCCAGCCTGA